A region from the Maridesulfovibrio zosterae DSM 11974 genome encodes:
- a CDS encoding GlxA family transcriptional regulator, whose protein sequence is MKKHIVFFLYPDVVALDITGPLEVFSTATELLSRNNRKDEGYNPCFASMVAGPVRTSSGLTLYADENIETTNPDILLIPGGPKTESISTDPAIIHAVQAAAEQAESIVSVCSGAFILAACGFLDGKQATTHWMLTGRLAKLYPSIKVNPDALYVQDGNISTSGGVTAGIDLALTIVEEDYGPQLAIEIARILLLYRRRPGHQSQFSSPLAIQAQTCSLFSELIVWMEENLSENLTVERLAEQANMSPRTFARIFPAETGEKPGRFVEQLRIDRAREMIESGMKSFDIVAQESGFGREERLRRAFQRRLGISPAQYRAHFIKGELHEK, encoded by the coding sequence ATGAAGAAACACATTGTTTTTTTTCTCTACCCTGATGTTGTCGCATTAGATATTACCGGACCTTTAGAAGTATTCTCAACAGCAACAGAACTGCTTAGCAGGAACAACCGAAAGGACGAAGGCTACAATCCCTGCTTTGCATCTATGGTTGCAGGTCCTGTTAGAACTTCATCCGGCCTTACGCTTTATGCGGATGAAAACATAGAGACAACTAATCCTGACATTCTTCTAATACCGGGTGGCCCAAAGACTGAATCCATATCAACCGACCCCGCAATAATACACGCAGTGCAAGCAGCGGCTGAACAAGCTGAGAGTATCGTCTCCGTATGCAGCGGTGCATTTATTCTTGCTGCATGCGGATTTCTTGATGGAAAGCAGGCCACCACTCACTGGATGCTTACGGGCCGGTTAGCAAAATTGTACCCTTCTATAAAAGTAAATCCAGATGCCCTCTACGTACAAGACGGCAATATATCCACAAGCGGCGGAGTAACTGCAGGCATAGATCTGGCTCTGACAATTGTTGAAGAAGATTACGGCCCACAACTGGCGATTGAAATTGCCCGTATATTACTGCTGTATCGAAGACGCCCCGGACATCAAAGTCAGTTCAGTTCACCTTTAGCCATACAGGCACAGACATGTTCACTATTTAGCGAACTTATAGTCTGGATGGAAGAAAACCTGTCTGAAAATCTTACTGTAGAACGATTAGCTGAACAGGCAAATATGAGTCCACGAACTTTTGCACGAATTTTTCCGGCGGAAACAGGTGAAAAACCCGGCCGATTTGTTGAACAGTTACGGATAGATCGAGCGCGCGAAATGATCGAGTCCGGCATGAAATCATTTGATATTGTGGCTCAGGAATCCGGCTTTGGCCGTGAAGAACGGTTACGCAGGGCATTCCAGCGAAGGCTCGGCATAAGCCCGGCCCAATACAGGGCTCATTTTATAAAAGGAGAACTCCATGAAAAATAA
- the tkt gene encoding transketolase: MSNNQLDQKAVNVVKGLIMDSIRKANSGHPGGSMSSADFAYVLYKDFLKFDPSNPEWSDRDRFVMAAGHESPLLYSILHLCGFLSIEDLKQFRQLDSITPGHPEHDMTPGVEATSGPLGQGFCVGVGMATAEAFLNANTNNDVVDHYTYVLSSDGDFQEPVSLGAASLAGLWGLGKLVVFYDSNDIQLAGPTSKCDCTDFKKVFEGMCWHVLEIDGHDHDAIREAIKAGQAETKRPTIIIGKTVMAKGAATCEGSHSTHGSPLSVEEIEATKKGFGLPEKETFYVPEDVVEHFQSRFPDLKALAAKWQEKSDAVLAADKEIAAFWAQSNTPRSEIKLSLPEFEAGQSIATRKAWGACLDAITDSLPTLVGGSADLDPSNQTANFRKKVGDFATDGYTARNLAFGVREFPMSVILNGMALHGGVIPFGATFLTFSDYCRNGMRMSALQHLPVIYIYTHDSFYVGEDGPTHQPIEHVASLRLIPNMLILRPADARETAACLEIAMTQDKRPSSLMLTRQGLPVLNKDEFPQLEEGVKRGGYIIKDCEGTPDMIAIAAGSEVSMAIEAASMIKDKKIRVVSMPSMELFEEQDQDYKDSVLDPKVRTRVAAEAGRPEIWYKYVGLDGEVLGINHFGASAPAAQLAERYGFTAANFAEIMKKQF; the protein is encoded by the coding sequence ATGAGTAACAACCAGTTGGACCAGAAAGCTGTCAACGTTGTCAAAGGGTTAATAATGGATTCCATCCGCAAGGCAAACTCCGGACATCCCGGTGGGTCTATGTCTTCAGCGGATTTCGCATATGTTCTTTATAAAGATTTTTTGAAATTTGATCCCAGCAATCCAGAGTGGTCTGACCGGGACCGTTTCGTAATGGCTGCAGGCCACGAATCTCCATTGCTCTACTCCATCCTGCATCTTTGCGGATTTCTTTCCATTGAAGACCTCAAGCAGTTCCGTCAGCTTGATTCCATCACTCCAGGCCACCCTGAACATGATATGACTCCCGGTGTCGAAGCAACCAGCGGTCCTCTTGGACAGGGTTTCTGCGTAGGTGTTGGTATGGCAACAGCTGAGGCGTTCCTCAATGCCAATACCAATAATGATGTTGTCGACCACTACACCTATGTTCTTTCCTCTGACGGTGATTTTCAGGAACCAGTCTCCCTCGGCGCAGCTTCTCTCGCCGGACTCTGGGGCCTTGGAAAACTCGTTGTATTCTATGACAGTAATGACATCCAGCTCGCTGGACCTACAAGCAAATGTGACTGCACTGACTTCAAAAAAGTTTTTGAAGGTATGTGCTGGCATGTACTGGAAATTGACGGTCATGATCATGATGCGATTCGCGAAGCAATTAAAGCAGGTCAGGCTGAAACAAAACGCCCGACTATAATCATAGGTAAAACTGTGATGGCTAAAGGTGCAGCAACCTGCGAAGGAAGCCATTCTACACACGGTTCGCCTCTTTCCGTTGAAGAAATAGAAGCTACCAAAAAAGGTTTCGGTCTTCCTGAAAAAGAAACTTTCTACGTTCCCGAAGACGTTGTTGAACATTTTCAGTCCAGATTCCCAGACCTTAAAGCTCTTGCTGCAAAATGGCAGGAAAAAAGTGATGCAGTTCTCGCAGCTGATAAAGAAATTGCAGCCTTCTGGGCACAGTCCAATACTCCGCGCAGCGAAATTAAACTGTCTCTGCCAGAATTTGAAGCTGGTCAGTCCATAGCAACCAGAAAAGCATGGGGAGCATGTCTTGATGCAATCACAGACTCCCTGCCGACCCTAGTTGGAGGCTCTGCGGACCTCGATCCATCTAACCAGACTGCGAACTTCCGTAAAAAGGTTGGTGACTTTGCAACTGATGGATACACCGCACGTAACCTTGCTTTTGGAGTTCGTGAATTTCCAATGTCCGTTATCCTTAACGGCATGGCCCTGCACGGCGGCGTTATCCCATTCGGTGCAACTTTCCTGACTTTCTCTGACTACTGCAGAAACGGTATGCGCATGTCTGCTTTGCAGCATCTGCCTGTAATTTACATTTACACTCATGACTCTTTCTATGTGGGTGAAGACGGTCCTACCCATCAGCCTATTGAGCATGTAGCCTCACTGCGCCTCATCCCGAACATGCTTATTTTAAGACCTGCCGATGCGCGTGAAACCGCTGCATGTCTTGAGATCGCTATGACACAGGACAAGCGTCCTTCATCCCTTATGCTCACCCGTCAGGGACTTCCTGTACTCAACAAAGATGAATTCCCGCAGCTTGAGGAAGGAGTAAAACGCGGAGGCTATATCATCAAGGACTGCGAAGGCACTCCTGATATGATCGCCATCGCAGCAGGCTCAGAAGTATCAATGGCCATAGAGGCTGCTTCCATGATCAAAGATAAAAAGATCCGTGTAGTTTCCATGCCTTCCATGGAACTTTTCGAAGAGCAGGATCAGGATTATAAAGATTCTGTTCTCGATCCTAAAGTGAGAACACGTGTTGCAGCTGAAGCTGGCCGCCCGGAAATCTGGTACAAATATGTTGGACTCGATGGTGAAGTCCTCGGTATCAACCATTTTGGCGCATCCGCACCTGCAGCCCAGCTTGCTGAAAGATACGGATTCACTGCCGCAAACTTCGCTGAGATCATGAAAAAACAGTTCTAG
- the rpiB gene encoding ribose 5-phosphate isomerase B, translated as MAGKVIIGSDHGGFALKEFAIKLLKDMGYEVEDAGPEAAVSCDYPVYAAKVAEQVSDEKLGILICGTGLGMSMAANKHKGVRAAMCTNEYMAKMARAHNNANILCLGERVIGQGLAEEIIRAFMTSEFEGDRHLRRINLFDQL; from the coding sequence ATGGCCGGTAAAGTCATAATCGGTTCGGACCACGGGGGTTTTGCCCTCAAGGAATTCGCCATTAAACTGCTCAAAGACATGGGCTACGAAGTTGAAGACGCTGGTCCTGAAGCCGCTGTAAGCTGCGACTATCCCGTTTATGCCGCAAAGGTGGCGGAACAGGTTTCTGATGAAAAACTCGGAATCCTAATCTGCGGAACCGGACTAGGCATGTCCATGGCCGCCAACAAGCATAAAGGTGTACGTGCTGCAATGTGTACTAATGAGTACATGGCTAAAATGGCCCGTGCGCACAATAATGCAAACATTCTATGTTTAGGTGAAAGGGTTATAGGCCAAGGTCTGGCAGAAGAAATTATCCGTGCATTCATGACTTCAGAGTTTGAAGGTGATCGCCACCTGCGCAGAATAAATCTATTTGATCAGTTGTAG
- a CDS encoding tetratricopeptide repeat protein, producing the protein MTYLSGNSKYTTKSVVIFALLAILMMQGCAQKTMQTAALQLNPEAQLTYDYLVYMDYRSRLGQIMSQGLRTPIAINEAAKIQKEALVVLDRIIAVEPTVQLYLDKFALYWTSQQIDEARAALKEALEKYPFNRDLTINLANTYLVDNRSKDAEAVLKEYLHKKPDDLLVTTHLARIYLEQKKFAQALDILKVIPQNKRTQQIHYLHGKSSAALGLTKQAIKSLRKAVKADPNFIEAWGELAYLYEIEKDYSEAEKIYSKMLEFPDVSNHIRIRLIELSLKLNNPEQALKLVLEGPRNNAFLLEAAQVFLNGKFFGQASTILDIFTQQKPIPDAYYFFKASIAYEGESNPKKALDFLNKITSKSDHYDRCLQFKSHLLMDMKRNDEALKIISEGQKRFPEDADFYLLEAALYSETGQNDLAEKALLRGNTNSPDNPKILFQLGLTEEKRGNLDKTIKYMEQIISKHPDHSDALNFVGYLLAEKNEQLDRALVLVSRANRLEPDNGYIIDSLAWVNYRMGNYDDAWELINKAISLRPKQPELWEHYGDIALALGNKKEAEKGYKKALSFKPSNKKDILKKLENL; encoded by the coding sequence ATGACCTATCTGTCCGGCAATTCAAAATATACTACCAAATCTGTTGTAATATTTGCCCTGCTGGCCATTTTAATGATGCAGGGCTGTGCACAGAAGACAATGCAGACAGCTGCGCTTCAGCTTAACCCTGAAGCACAGTTGACATACGACTATCTCGTTTACATGGACTACCGTTCCAGGTTGGGCCAGATAATGAGCCAAGGCTTGCGTACGCCGATAGCCATAAATGAAGCTGCCAAAATACAGAAAGAAGCTTTGGTGGTGCTGGATAGAATCATTGCTGTAGAGCCTACTGTGCAGCTTTATCTCGATAAATTTGCCCTGTACTGGACTTCACAACAGATTGATGAAGCAAGAGCGGCTCTCAAAGAAGCTCTAGAAAAATACCCTTTTAACAGGGACCTGACTATAAATCTTGCCAACACATACCTCGTGGACAACCGTAGCAAAGATGCAGAAGCGGTTCTCAAAGAATATCTGCATAAAAAACCTGATGACCTTCTTGTTACTACACATCTTGCACGTATCTACCTGGAACAAAAGAAATTTGCTCAGGCACTTGATATTCTTAAAGTCATTCCGCAAAACAAACGAACTCAGCAGATTCATTACTTACACGGCAAATCAAGTGCAGCTTTGGGGCTAACTAAGCAAGCAATCAAGAGTCTTCGCAAAGCTGTAAAGGCTGATCCTAATTTTATTGAAGCATGGGGGGAGCTTGCCTACCTTTATGAGATTGAAAAGGATTACTCTGAAGCTGAGAAAATTTATAGCAAAATGCTGGAATTTCCAGATGTGTCAAACCACATCAGGATCAGACTGATTGAGCTTTCTCTTAAACTGAATAACCCGGAACAAGCCTTAAAGCTGGTTCTGGAAGGACCGCGTAACAATGCTTTTCTTCTGGAAGCTGCGCAAGTTTTTCTTAACGGAAAATTTTTTGGTCAGGCTTCAACCATCCTTGATATTTTTACCCAGCAAAAGCCTATTCCTGATGCCTACTATTTCTTCAAAGCATCCATAGCATACGAAGGGGAGAGTAACCCGAAAAAAGCTTTGGATTTTTTGAATAAAATAACTTCTAAAAGTGATCATTATGACCGATGCCTACAATTTAAGTCCCATCTGCTCATGGACATGAAGCGCAATGATGAGGCTCTTAAAATCATTAGTGAAGGTCAGAAAAGATTCCCGGAAGATGCTGATTTCTATCTTTTAGAAGCAGCTCTGTATTCCGAAACAGGTCAAAATGATTTAGCGGAAAAAGCCCTTTTGCGCGGCAACACAAACTCTCCCGATAATCCAAAAATTCTTTTCCAGCTTGGATTAACCGAAGAGAAAAGAGGAAATCTGGATAAAACTATTAAGTATATGGAACAAATCATTTCAAAACATCCTGATCACTCCGATGCTTTAAACTTTGTGGGCTACCTGCTTGCCGAAAAAAATGAACAACTAGATCGAGCCCTTGTGCTTGTATCAAGAGCCAATCGCCTTGAGCCGGACAACGGATACATAATAGATTCTTTAGCATGGGTGAATTATCGCATGGGAAACTATGATGACGCATGGGAACTTATTAATAAGGCAATATCATTAAGACCCAAGCAACCAGAATTATGGGAACATTACGGTGATATTGCGCTGGCACTGGGTAACAAAAAAGAAGCAGAGAAAGGTTACAAAAAAGCATTAAGTTTTAAACCTTCAAATAAAAAAGATATTCTCAAAAAGCTGGAAAATTTATGA
- a CDS encoding sigma-70 family RNA polymerase sigma factor — protein sequence MTLNEDPVELELVENEEIKVTPKPDFLPTPRAKGEIATKDPLHLYLQEISRFPLLEPDEEFQLAKRVQENGDQEAAFRLVSSHLRLVVKIAMDFQRRWMQNVLDLIQEGNVGLMKAVNKFDPDKGIKFSYYAAFWIKAYILKYIMDNWRMVKIGTTQTQRKLFYNLNKERQRLQLLGFDPTTSVLSENLNVSEEEITEMDQRLAKNDLSLNLKFGEDSEATRMDFLPDLGPGVEETLANKEISTLLLKQLKTIVPDLNEKEQVILNDRLLSDSPRTLRDIGEEFGVTRERVRQIEARLLSKLKEHLAETVKDFSPDWIFDNE from the coding sequence ATGACATTAAATGAAGACCCAGTAGAATTGGAACTCGTTGAAAACGAAGAAATAAAGGTAACTCCAAAACCGGACTTTCTCCCCACGCCCAGAGCAAAAGGAGAAATTGCTACTAAAGATCCTTTACACCTTTATCTACAAGAAATAAGCCGTTTCCCGCTACTTGAGCCTGACGAAGAGTTTCAACTGGCGAAACGAGTGCAGGAAAATGGGGATCAGGAAGCTGCATTCCGTCTTGTTTCTTCACACCTGCGTCTGGTTGTTAAAATTGCTATGGATTTTCAGCGCCGCTGGATGCAGAATGTTTTGGACCTTATTCAGGAAGGAAACGTAGGTCTTATGAAGGCCGTGAACAAGTTTGATCCTGATAAAGGCATAAAATTTTCATACTATGCTGCATTCTGGATAAAAGCCTATATCCTCAAATATATTATGGATAACTGGCGTATGGTCAAAATTGGAACGACCCAGACACAGCGTAAGCTTTTTTATAACTTAAACAAAGAACGTCAAAGATTACAACTTCTTGGGTTTGACCCAACTACCTCTGTCCTTTCAGAAAACTTAAATGTAAGTGAAGAAGAAATCACGGAGATGGACCAGCGTCTGGCTAAGAATGATCTCTCTTTAAACCTCAAATTCGGCGAAGATTCAGAAGCCACCCGCATGGATTTTCTGCCTGACCTTGGTCCGGGTGTTGAAGAAACTCTTGCCAACAAAGAGATTTCCACATTACTGCTTAAACAGTTAAAAACAATTGTTCCTGATCTTAATGAAAAGGAACAGGTAATTTTAAATGACCGTCTTCTCTCAGATTCCCCGAGAACACTCCGGGATATAGGTGAGGAGTTCGGTGTCACCAGAGAAAGAGTCCGCCAGATTGAAGCAAGACTTTTAAGTAAGTTAAAAGAGCATCTGGCTGAAACAGTAAAAGATTTTTCTCCAGACTGGATATTTGACAATGAATAA
- a CDS encoding homocysteine S-methyltransferase family protein has translation MPDFRKALGDGRVYFFDGGYGTFLQSRGLPAGMSPEVFGLERPDVIKSVHQDYVDAGANVLTTNTFGGSRPKLGADVDVIALNREMALLARSIAGDTVFVGGSVGPTGHFVQPLGEMTFKEMVEIYKEQIQGLVEGGVDLILGETHFDLAEARAVVIAAREVCDLPVAISMTFESPSACLTGTSPLTFVDAMQNMGVELMGTNCSAGPEQIFEVLKNMQPRLSSPLLVEANAGLPELDENRNTVFRLKPEPFAEQSVRFLEVGAKFIGGCCGTGPDHIRALRAAVGDARWKRPVPQDDCQMVLTSRGESVAIGFEQRGVIIGERINPTGKKVLIAELQKGQFTEAMKFAEEQVTAGAPVLDVNVGAPMVDEVQTLPALTKEIFAQYSAPLSIDSTNPDAVEAALWEYPGTPLVNSISGEPGRMERLGPLCKKFGAPFILLPIIGSKLPFTCEERIEVVSNLLKQADEIGIPRRLIMVDALALTVSSKPTAARHCLDFIRHCKEEWNLPTVLGLSNVSFGLPARELLNSSFLTLCQGQGMCAFIANPNSSRLREALYSAEVLLARDPQAEQFIEKFSDWTPSGDNSGGSGVGGSKAPDKSGADNLFDAVVKGDRGNIVALVERDLEAGRKPFELVNGDLIPAIMEVGEKYESKEYFLPQLLQSAETLQKAFEKLKPLLEEEGGDQEKDTIIMATVEGDIHDIGKNIVCLMLRNHGFNVIDLGKDVPAENIVKAVQEHQAKIVGLSALMTTTMVRMEDTINLLKERGLNTKVMIGGAVITGGFCDSIGADGWSTDAVAAVKVAKQLLQ, from the coding sequence ATGCCTGATTTTCGCAAAGCCCTCGGCGATGGACGAGTATACTTTTTCGACGGCGGATACGGAACTTTTTTGCAAAGCAGAGGGTTGCCTGCGGGTATGTCTCCTGAAGTTTTCGGACTGGAAAGACCTGATGTAATAAAGTCTGTGCATCAGGATTACGTGGATGCCGGGGCAAATGTTCTGACTACGAATACTTTTGGCGGAAGTCGGCCAAAGCTTGGCGCTGATGTTGATGTCATCGCTTTGAACCGTGAAATGGCGTTGCTTGCAAGATCTATAGCCGGAGACACTGTTTTTGTCGGCGGGAGCGTTGGTCCTACTGGACATTTTGTGCAGCCTCTTGGCGAAATGACTTTCAAAGAGATGGTTGAAATTTATAAAGAGCAGATTCAGGGATTGGTTGAAGGTGGAGTTGATCTCATCCTTGGCGAAACTCACTTTGACCTTGCTGAAGCCCGGGCAGTTGTTATTGCAGCTAGAGAAGTATGCGATCTACCCGTGGCGATCTCAATGACTTTTGAATCTCCGTCGGCATGTCTGACCGGTACTTCTCCACTTACTTTTGTCGATGCCATGCAGAATATGGGTGTTGAGCTTATGGGGACTAACTGCAGTGCCGGACCGGAGCAGATTTTTGAAGTCCTTAAAAATATGCAACCTCGTCTATCTTCTCCACTGCTGGTTGAAGCAAACGCGGGATTGCCGGAACTTGATGAGAACCGTAACACTGTTTTTCGTCTTAAGCCGGAGCCTTTCGCTGAACAGTCCGTACGTTTTCTCGAAGTTGGTGCTAAGTTTATCGGTGGTTGCTGCGGAACGGGACCGGACCACATTCGAGCCCTCAGAGCCGCTGTAGGCGATGCCAGATGGAAACGTCCTGTCCCTCAGGATGATTGCCAAATGGTACTTACTTCCCGTGGAGAGTCCGTTGCAATCGGATTTGAACAGCGTGGGGTAATAATCGGTGAACGCATCAACCCTACTGGTAAAAAAGTTCTTATTGCGGAGTTGCAGAAGGGACAGTTTACCGAGGCTATGAAGTTTGCTGAAGAGCAGGTTACGGCCGGTGCACCAGTTCTGGATGTGAATGTCGGTGCTCCGATGGTGGATGAGGTTCAGACACTTCCTGCTCTAACTAAAGAAATTTTTGCGCAGTATTCTGCCCCGCTGAGTATAGATTCAACCAACCCGGATGCTGTGGAAGCGGCTTTATGGGAATATCCAGGTACTCCTCTGGTAAATTCCATCAGCGGTGAACCAGGACGTATGGAGCGTCTTGGTCCTTTGTGTAAAAAGTTCGGGGCCCCTTTTATTTTACTGCCTATTATCGGGAGCAAGCTTCCTTTTACCTGTGAAGAGAGAATTGAAGTTGTATCCAACCTTCTTAAACAGGCTGATGAAATAGGAATTCCACGCCGACTGATCATGGTCGATGCTCTGGCTCTGACCGTTTCATCAAAACCTACTGCCGCCCGTCATTGCCTTGATTTTATCCGTCATTGCAAGGAGGAATGGAATCTTCCTACTGTTTTGGGACTTTCCAATGTTTCTTTCGGGCTTCCTGCCCGTGAGCTGCTTAATTCCAGTTTCCTGACTCTCTGTCAGGGGCAGGGGATGTGTGCATTTATCGCTAATCCGAATTCTTCTAGATTGCGTGAAGCTCTTTATTCTGCGGAAGTACTTTTGGCTCGTGACCCACAGGCTGAGCAGTTCATTGAGAAATTTTCTGACTGGACTCCTTCCGGTGATAATAGTGGAGGTTCAGGCGTAGGGGGAAGCAAGGCTCCGGATAAGTCCGGCGCGGACAATCTTTTTGATGCTGTTGTCAAGGGTGACCGTGGTAATATCGTAGCTCTTGTTGAACGAGACCTTGAGGCCGGTCGCAAGCCTTTTGAACTGGTTAACGGAGATCTTATTCCTGCTATTATGGAAGTGGGAGAGAAATACGAGAGCAAAGAATATTTTCTGCCGCAGCTATTACAATCGGCTGAGACATTGCAGAAGGCTTTTGAAAAGCTGAAGCCATTACTCGAAGAAGAGGGCGGAGATCAGGAGAAAGATACGATTATTATGGCAACCGTTGAAGGTGATATTCATGATATCGGTAAAAATATAGTCTGTCTCATGCTGCGCAATCATGGTTTTAATGTAATTGATCTTGGTAAAGACGTACCTGCTGAAAATATTGTTAAGGCTGTACAGGAACATCAGGCTAAAATTGTCGGTCTTTCCGCTCTTATGACTACTACAATGGTCCGAATGGAGGATACAATCAATCTTCTTAAAGAACGTGGATTAAATACCAAAGTGATGATTGGCGGAGCAGTTATTACCGGCGGGTTTTGCGATTCCATCGGGGCTGATGGCTGGTCAACTGATGCTGTCGCAGCTGTAAAGGTTGCAAAACAATTATTGCAGTAG
- a CDS encoding TlpA family protein disulfide reductase, producing the protein MKFLNKISLIIFVMIVLSVGCNQVETAQGVEGINAQGVQDLINKNKGKVVLVNFWATWCPPCRAEIPDLIELRKKFSDDELVMIGVSVDADRTAVDNFMGKGAKFNYPIYFADDDVGNYFRIQSIPRTIMYDPKGKRVFDKEGSYPGAMFENYTRKLLKDR; encoded by the coding sequence ATGAAATTTCTCAATAAAATAAGTCTAATAATATTTGTAATGATTGTTCTTTCTGTTGGCTGTAATCAGGTTGAAACAGCGCAGGGAGTTGAAGGTATTAATGCTCAGGGTGTTCAGGACTTGATCAATAAGAATAAAGGTAAAGTCGTATTAGTTAATTTCTGGGCAACATGGTGTCCTCCCTGTCGTGCCGAGATTCCTGATCTTATCGAATTACGTAAAAAATTCTCTGATGATGAGTTGGTGATGATCGGTGTTTCTGTTGACGCTGACCGGACTGCTGTCGATAACTTCATGGGCAAGGGTGCTAAGTTTAATTATCCTATTTATTTTGCAGATGATGATGTGGGGAATTATTTCAGAATTCAGAGTATTCCCCGCACCATTATGTATGATCCCAAAGGAAAACGTGTTTTTGATAAAGAAGGCAGTTATCCGGGAGCCATGTTTGAAAATTATACTAGAAAATTGTTGAAGGACCGGTAA
- a CDS encoding N-acetyltransferase produces MVQIRKAMMRDAKDIHLIIKDRTKDAMVLPRPLNSIYSHLRDFFVAEDDSGQIIGCCALAISWDFLAEVRSLVVVPEARGSNIGAAMVHACIQEARDLGVKDVFVLTNIEKFFAKLGFTETDKNILPQKIWADCINCPMFPDCDEIPMVIKL; encoded by the coding sequence ATGGTTCAGATTAGAAAAGCGATGATGAGAGATGCTAAAGATATTCATCTCATCATAAAAGACAGGACTAAGGATGCAATGGTTTTGCCGCGTCCTTTAAATTCAATATACAGCCATTTACGCGATTTTTTTGTTGCTGAAGATGATTCTGGCCAAATTATAGGTTGCTGTGCACTTGCCATCAGTTGGGATTTTCTGGCAGAAGTTCGTTCTTTGGTCGTTGTGCCGGAAGCGCGTGGTTCCAATATTGGAGCTGCAATGGTTCATGCCTGTATTCAGGAAGCACGAGACCTTGGTGTTAAAGATGTATTTGTACTTACAAATATTGAGAAGTTTTTTGCAAAGCTGGGTTTTACTGAGACAGATAAGAATATTTTGCCTCAAAAAATATGGGCCGATTGCATCAATTGCCCTATGTTCCCAGACTGTGATGAAATTCCAATGGTTATTAAACTTTAA
- the hpt gene encoding hypoxanthine phosphoribosyltransferase: MGHSLKEVFSKEIIAERIKELGKQISETYGQEPLICVCVLKGAYLFFADITRALSSDPEIDFVRLSSYGNGTSRTGNMNFSKDLEVSIADKHVLIIEDIVDTGHSVEFLKHVFEKRNPLSVKTCALIDKRERREIDLEVEFPGFVVESGFLVGYGMDYAEKYRYLSAVYDLENV; encoded by the coding sequence ATGGGCCATAGCCTCAAAGAAGTTTTTTCTAAAGAAATAATTGCGGAAAGAATTAAAGAACTTGGTAAGCAGATTTCAGAAACATATGGTCAGGAGCCGTTGATCTGTGTTTGTGTTCTAAAAGGAGCCTATTTGTTTTTTGCAGATATCACTCGTGCATTGAGCTCTGACCCTGAGATAGATTTTGTGCGTCTTTCCAGTTATGGAAATGGTACCAGCAGAACTGGAAATATGAACTTCTCTAAAGATCTTGAAGTTTCCATTGCTGATAAGCACGTGCTGATTATAGAAGATATTGTTGATACAGGACATTCTGTTGAATTTCTCAAGCATGTATTTGAAAAGCGTAATCCTCTGAGTGTAAAAACCTGTGCTCTTATTGATAAAAGAGAACGTCGGGAGATTGATCTGGAAGTCGAATTTCCAGGTTTTGTGGTTGAGAGTGGCTTTCTTGTAGGATACGGAATGGACTATGCTGAGAAATACAGGTATTTAAGTGCAGTATATGACCTTGAAAATGTCTAG